ctttttttaaaaaaaaaaaaagcttttttctgGATAGATCCTGCTGAGTCATAAGAAAGCCGCAGGTGAAATCACGTTACACGCTGTACACGTTTCACTGTACTTTCATACAGTAGGCTTACATGTCACAGTCTGGAATTTTCAGTTGTGCGTGTACGCACTTGCCCAGAAAAAGATCCGATTTCCATTTTTGCACAGATTCCCCCTTtaggaacagcagcagagaaagaCTGATTGATGAATTCGTTCGGCTCAGAGgcgtgtgtgagtgacatcCGGCCTGTTTGTGCCCCTGACGCAGTTACCCTCTGAGACCATGGTGAACCAGCTCCAGCGCACTGATGGGGCGTGGCAGGCGGGTAAGAGCGACTCGAGCGGGGCGAGCAACAGCGGGAGCGACAGCTCCAAGGAGAGCTCGCGCTGCTCCACGCCCGTGCTGGACGCCGACCGCACCGACCGGCTGCGCGACAAGATGCAACGCAGGATGGAGTCCGGCGACCACTGGTTCTCGCTGGAGTTCTTCCCCCCGCGGACCGCCAGCGGAGCGGTCAACCTCATCTCCAGGTCGGTGCTCCGGTCATCACCGAGCCCCGTGTGGTTTATCCTGTTGAGTGTCTCTTGCTAAAAGTGCGGGTGGGATTCGTGTAGCACCTGTCACAAACATCCGAGCACTTTACTGTGTGGAGTGTGGCTGACCTCAGCTCACTGCAGTGAATGTCGGTCACCCACCTGGGCGATGCATGGCTGCCATTTTATGCCAGAGGTGGGAATAGAGTGATTTACTGAAATCCATTTGGAGATGGGACAGTGTTTGATACAGTAAGAGCATTAAGGAAAGCTTCCTCTGTGAGTGATTCGCTCAGGCTTCTTGTTCCCCGGTCTTGCAGGTTTGATCGAATGGGATCCGGGGGCCCGCTGTTCATTGACATCACCTGGCACCCGGCGGGGGATCCCGGGTCGGACAAAGAGACGTCCTCCATAATGATTGCCAGTACGGCTGTGAACTACTGCGGCCTGGAGAGCATCCTGCACCTGACCTGCTGCAACCAGACCAAGGAGAAGATCACCGCTCACCTGAGAAAAGCCAAGCGCCTGGGCCTGAAGAACATCATGGCCCTCAGGGGAGGTATGCCAGATACAACCTTAGCTTGCGTCAGCCATCTCAGGCTCATGGGGGAGGAACTCCAGAGGTTGTGCAGGAAAGCCTGGCAAACTTGAGTGCAttgaatgaatgtttgtgtACTTTGCCATTAGATCCCATGGAAGACAAGtgggaggaagaagaaggaggtTTTAACTATGCCACAGACCTGGTCAAACACATCCGCTGCGAGTTTGATGACTACTTTGACATTTGTGTCGCCGGTAAGCCTTTGGCAGCTTCAGCAACAGTCTAATTTTTTGCCTCTGAGTGTATAGAGACCACAGACAGTATTAGAAGAAGGAGCCACATGGGTTGATGTAGGTGGTGGTGTTTGTCTTTGGCTGAAAAAGGGTACCCCACGGGGCATCCGGAGGCAGCGAGCTACGAAGACGACCTGATGCACCTGAAGGAGAAGGTGGACGCCGGGGCCGACTTCATCATCACCCAGCTCTTCTTCTGCGCTGACACTTTCCTCAAATTTGTCAGGGATTGCAGGGCAATCGGCATCACCTGCCCTATTTTGCCTGGAATCTTTCCCATTCAGGTAatgagaacacagacacacctcttTCACATGGGTGGAAGTCTTAGGAGATGCTTGAAGTTGATGCGCTTTGACCgttttatttagaaaaatccatttgacacatgcacagatattGCACAGAGTgtgaattttctttttgaatCCAGTTGGAGCCTGTTcagcagacagatggagagCTTTTAAGGACTCAGTTGTTGTGGATATATTTTTACGCTATTTTGACTTCATGATTGATGGTTCTAGGGTTACCAGTCACTGCGACAGTTGGTGAAGCTGTCCAAACTGGAGGTGCCAGAAGAGATCAAGCAGGTCATCGAGCCCATCAAGGACAACGATGCTGCCATCCGTAACTACGGCATCGAGCAGGCAGTGGGCATGTGCAAAGTGCTTCTAGAAAGCGGGGAGGTCCCCGGCCTCCACTTCTACACGCTCAACAGAGAGGTGGCCACTATGGAGGTTCTGAGACAGCTGGGCCTTTGGATTGAGGACCCCAGGTCAGTGCATACATTTTACGAAGAATCACTTTGTGTATGATGCTAAAATGCAGGATTTTGGAAGAAATACTCACAGGTCACAAGAGAAATGGTTTACgattttatttcaaagactGCTTCTCTTCTCAAAGGCGACCACTCCCCTGGGCGGTCAGCGCACATCCAAAGCGCAAAGTGGAGGATGTCCGGCCGATATTCTGGGCCTCAAGACCAAAGAGCTACATCTACAGAACTCAAGACTGGGATGAGTTCCCCAATGgaagatggtgtgtgtgttttttttttttttggatttgcatAAAGGAGTTCATTGCATTGTAAATGTTATTCACCATATACTGTTTACAGTTTTAGAGTCATCATTTAGTAGTAACAAGTTGGTTATTTGACTAGTGCAGGAGTGGTTTCGTGCAATCGGATAAGGAACATGCATACAGCCTATATCAGTGGAAGCTGATAAACTCAGTCTGATATGCTGGATAAGCAAGGGACCTTAAAGATAATGATCTTGTTTTCTCAACCGTTAGGGGAAACTCATCCTCTCCAGCCTTCGGTGAGCTGAATGATTACTACCTGTTCTACCTAAAGAGCAAGTCTTCCAAAGATGCCTTACTGAAGATGTGGGGAGAGGAGCTTATGAGCGAGGAGAGTGTATTCGAGGTGTTTACCAACTACATCACAGCCCAGCCCAACCGCAATGGACACAAGGTAACAGAACCTTGCATGTTCCGTTAACCTACAgattgaaaatgtatgcatcTTGTAAGATGGGGGCGaagtctgtgtctgtccttctgCAGCAGTTTGTAGGGAGGGGAATGTTGCCCCATGTTCATACAGGATAATTGCTgaactccttttttttttttattttaggtgATGTGTTTGCCATGGAACGATGACCCTTTGGCCCCTGAGACCAACCTTTTGAAAGACGAGCTGGAAAAAGTGAACCGGCGTGGCATTCTGACCATAAACTCCCAGCCCAACATCAACGGCAAGCCCTCCTCAGACCCCGTTGTGGGCTGGGGCCCCGCTGGGGGATACGTCTTCCAGAAGGTGAGGCCTTGGAACCTTGGACTGTGACGTGCACGATCAAAGCACCTAAaaaatttttttgtaatatattgtaaatgacaataatgtaacgtgaATCTCACTCTCTTCCCACGAGTTAAATTTTAACTATGTTATCTAAACACgtgaataatgtaatgaggGAAACTACATTCGTAGTATGGGTCTTGAGTTCACAGGTCttaaaatgcatgttatatatgttacagtggaaattttttttaaacgtgtGCCTGTGATGTTTTCAAACCAACAGGCTTATCTGGAATTTTTCACGTCAAGTGAAAATGTGACGGCACTTCTTAAAGTCCTGAAGAAGTACGAACCTCGCGTGAATTACCATATCGTCAATGTCCAGGTAAAACCTCTTTCATCCACCGAAGTCTCTGCAGGGAATGGTGTGCTGGCTGTCATGTTGA
This portion of the Megalops cyprinoides isolate fMegCyp1 chromosome 7, fMegCyp1.pri, whole genome shotgun sequence genome encodes:
- the mthfr gene encoding methylenetetrahydrofolate reductase — translated: MVNQLQRTDGAWQAGKSDSSGASNSGSDSSKESSRCSTPVLDADRTDRLRDKMQRRMESGDHWFSLEFFPPRTASGAVNLISRFDRMGSGGPLFIDITWHPAGDPGSDKETSSIMIASTAVNYCGLESILHLTCCNQTKEKITAHLRKAKRLGLKNIMALRGDPMEDKWEEEEGGFNYATDLVKHIRCEFDDYFDICVAGYPTGHPEAASYEDDLMHLKEKVDAGADFIITQLFFCADTFLKFVRDCRAIGITCPILPGIFPIQGYQSLRQLVKLSKLEVPEEIKQVIEPIKDNDAAIRNYGIEQAVGMCKVLLESGEVPGLHFYTLNREVATMEVLRQLGLWIEDPRRPLPWAVSAHPKRKVEDVRPIFWASRPKSYIYRTQDWDEFPNGRWGNSSSPAFGELNDYYLFYLKSKSSKDALLKMWGEELMSEESVFEVFTNYITAQPNRNGHKVMCLPWNDDPLAPETNLLKDELEKVNRRGILTINSQPNINGKPSSDPVVGWGPAGGYVFQKAYLEFFTSSENVTALLKVLKKYEPRVNYHIVNVQGQNTTNAHDMQPNAVTWGIFPGREIVQPTVVDPVSFMYWKDEAFGLWIEQWAKLYEEESPSRMIIQYIHDNYYLVNLVDNDFPLDNCLWQVIDDMFELLDSPPENLE